From the genome of Prionailurus bengalensis isolate Pbe53 chromosome D1, Fcat_Pben_1.1_paternal_pri, whole genome shotgun sequence:
CTGCCTCTTGGTTCTCAGGGTTTCCAGTGGCCACCGTGCAAACCACATGGATTTTCAGCTTCCCTTTTTGTGGCCCCAACAGAGTGAACCACTTCTTTTGTGACAGCCCCCCTGTCATTGCACTGGTCTGTGCTGATACCTCTCTGTTTGAACTGGAGGCTCTGACGGCCACTGTCTTATtcatcctctttcctttcttgctgATCCTGGGATCCTATGTCCGCATTCTTTCCACTATCTTCAGGATGCCCTCAGCTGAGGGGAAACGcaaggccttctccacctgtTCCTCCCACCTTCTGGTTGTGTCCCTCTTCTACAGCACTGCCATCCTCACATACTTCCGACCCCGGTCCAGCACCTCTCCTGAGAGCAAGAAGTTGTTGTCACTCTCCTACACAGTAGTGACTCCCATGTTGAACCCCATCATCTACAGCTTAAGGAACAGTGAAGTGAAGTCTGCACTGAGGCGAGTCATCCGCAGGACCCTGGGCCCTCAGAAACTATGATTGACTGACATGGAAACTGAAGGGGTGGAAGGCaaggacaaaggagagagaaaataattcctCAAATGGGTTCTGA
Proteins encoded in this window:
- the LOC122482663 gene encoding olfactory receptor 10A4 is translated as MMWGNWTIVSEFVLVSFSTLSSELQALLFLLFLTVYLVTLMGNILIILVTTADSALQNPMYFFLRNLSFLEIGFNLVIVPKMLGTLIIQDTTISFLGCASQMYFFFFFGAAECCLLATMAYDRYVAICDPLRYPIIMNRKACAQLAAASWFSGFPVATVQTTWIFSFPFCGPNRVNHFFCDSPPVIALVCADTSLFELEALTATVLFILFPFLLILGSYVRILSTIFRMPSAEGKRKAFSTCSSHLLVVSLFYSTAILTYFRPRSSTSPESKKLLSLSYTVVTPMLNPIIYSLRNSEVKSALRRVIRRTLGPQKL